A single region of the Pirellulales bacterium genome encodes:
- a CDS encoding alpha/beta hydrolase-fold protein, whose protein sequence is MTDHSELASAGQATGWSTVSVAGKPCDAFQPSSPHPHGFVVIYLHGVHQNRLSDKPAFTAEFARHGLRVIAPLTGRSWWTDRICPEFDEQITAHRHVTDNVLRYVAAAWNAAPPQIALLGTSMGGQGALRLAFKHPSIFPVTAAISPAIDYHLRWNEGDETLPQMYVDQEAARQDTATLHVHPLNWPRHVWFCCDPSDRRWHESAERLHSKLVALGIGHDYDLETSGGGHGFEYYNRMTPAAMQFIVDRLERERLRVV, encoded by the coding sequence ATGACAGACCACTCCGAACTGGCATCAGCCGGGCAAGCTACCGGATGGTCAACCGTTTCTGTCGCGGGCAAGCCGTGCGATGCGTTTCAGCCATCCTCTCCGCATCCGCATGGTTTTGTAGTGATCTATTTGCACGGCGTGCATCAGAATCGGCTGAGCGACAAGCCCGCCTTTACAGCGGAGTTTGCCCGGCATGGCTTACGCGTGATCGCCCCCCTGACCGGTCGCAGTTGGTGGACCGACCGCATTTGCCCCGAGTTTGACGAGCAGATTACCGCGCATCGGCACGTAACGGACAACGTGCTACGGTATGTCGCCGCAGCTTGGAATGCAGCGCCGCCGCAAATTGCGCTCTTGGGCACCAGCATGGGAGGCCAGGGCGCGCTGCGGCTGGCTTTCAAGCATCCCAGCATATTTCCGGTGACGGCGGCGATTTCGCCGGCTATCGATTATCACTTGCGGTGGAACGAAGGAGATGAAACACTCCCGCAAATGTATGTCGACCAGGAAGCCGCTCGGCAAGATACGGCCACGCTCCACGTGCACCCGCTCAATTGGCCGCGGCATGTGTGGTTTTGCTGCGACCCAAGCGACCGTCGTTGGCACGAAAGCGCCGAGCGGTTGCATTCCAAATTGGTCGCTCTCGGCATTGGCCACGATTACGATTTGGAAACCAGCGGCGGCGGACACGGGTTCGAGTATTACAACCGGATGACGCCGGCGGCAATGCAATTTATTGTGGATCGCTTGGAACGCGAACGGTTGCGAGTGGTGTGA